One segment of Marinobacter sediminum DNA contains the following:
- a CDS encoding biotin/lipoate--protein ligase family protein: protein MIDSPQFPPLLSGEVVPSNMDPFEKAVSRAIAGVDSGTVFYSEAGDMLRAALVLAPETPLEEAIQAVYAAQIGLAESLGALAPPEVPVHFQWPDRIKVNGAVCGSVRFAADVSDPSAEPNWLVMGIEVPFIPQSDEPGTNPNDTCLLEEGCSDIVPMALLESWSKHTLLWLTYFLDEGFERLHKEWRPRCDTLGETVERPRPGVFVGLDEKGRMLLRDGAMTETISLIQFAEHV from the coding sequence ATGATCGATTCACCTCAGTTCCCTCCGCTATTATCGGGAGAAGTGGTGCCCAGCAATATGGACCCTTTTGAAAAAGCGGTCAGCCGCGCCATCGCCGGAGTGGATTCAGGCACGGTTTTTTATTCCGAGGCGGGCGATATGCTGCGGGCGGCGCTGGTTCTGGCTCCTGAAACACCGTTAGAGGAAGCCATCCAGGCGGTCTATGCGGCGCAGATCGGCCTTGCCGAAAGCCTGGGGGCACTGGCACCTCCGGAAGTCCCCGTGCATTTCCAGTGGCCGGACCGTATCAAGGTCAATGGCGCTGTCTGCGGCTCGGTCCGGTTTGCGGCTGATGTATCAGACCCCAGTGCGGAGCCGAACTGGTTGGTTATGGGCATTGAAGTGCCGTTTATTCCCCAGAGCGACGAGCCGGGTACCAATCCGAATGACACCTGTTTGTTGGAAGAGGGCTGCAGCGACATTGTACCCATGGCATTGCTGGAAAGCTGGTCCAAGCATACTCTGTTATGGCTGACCTACTTTCTGGACGAGGGTTTTGAGCGCCTGCATAAAGAGTGGCGGCCGCGCTGCGATACGCTGGGTGAAACAGTCGAAAGACCCAGGCCGGGCGTTTTCGTCGGTCTGGACGAAAAGGGCCGGATGCTATTGCGTGACGGCGCAATGACCGAGACC